From a single Georhizobium profundi genomic region:
- a CDS encoding sulfite exporter TauE/SafE family protein, protein MLSDPWFYAAAIPSVLLVGLSKGGLGGAMALLGVPLMSLVVPPVQAAAILLPILIVMDMVGLWSWRHHNDRMTLKIMLPGAMVGIGIAWMTAAFVTDAMIKLLVGVVALIFALDYARRAWQLRGGAPSGERPHNRVKGAFWGTVSGFTSFISHAGGPPYQVYALALRQEPRTYVGTSVRFFAVVNAVKVVPYLALGQFDASNLQASLVLLPLAPIATLAGAAIVRRIRAERFYPFMYGMVFLAALKLIWDGLGGLLA, encoded by the coding sequence ATGCTTTCCGATCCCTGGTTCTACGCCGCCGCAATCCCGTCTGTCCTGCTGGTCGGCCTTTCCAAGGGTGGGCTTGGCGGCGCAATGGCATTGCTCGGCGTGCCGTTGATGTCGCTCGTCGTCCCGCCGGTTCAGGCGGCTGCGATCCTTCTGCCGATCCTGATCGTCATGGACATGGTGGGCCTGTGGTCGTGGCGCCATCACAACGATCGCATGACCCTGAAGATCATGCTGCCCGGAGCAATGGTCGGGATCGGCATCGCCTGGATGACCGCCGCTTTCGTTACCGATGCCATGATCAAGCTGCTGGTCGGCGTCGTGGCGCTCATCTTCGCCCTCGACTATGCGCGCCGTGCCTGGCAGCTGCGCGGCGGTGCGCCTTCGGGCGAGCGGCCGCACAATCGCGTCAAAGGTGCGTTCTGGGGCACGGTCTCGGGGTTCACCAGTTTCATCTCGCATGCCGGCGGCCCGCCCTATCAGGTCTACGCCCTGGCGCTGCGTCAGGAACCGCGCACCTATGTGGGCACTAGCGTGCGCTTCTTCGCCGTCGTCAATGCCGTCAAGGTTGTGCCTTATCTGGCCCTCGGGCAGTTCGATGCCTCCAATCTGCAGGCATCACTCGTGCTCCTGCCGCTCGCGCCGATCGCCACACTTGCCGGCGCCGCGATCGTGCGCCGCATCCGGGCCGAACGCTTCTACCCGTTCATGTACGGGATGGTCTTCCTGGCTGCGCTGAAACTGATCTGGGACGGCCTTGGCGGCCTCCTCGCTTGA